The DNA region CCGACGACGTCGAGCGGGTCCGGGCGATCGTCGCGCACCTGCAGGAACGGCCCGCCGCCCTGCCCGGCGGCGGCACCCTCACCCCCGAGGCCTTCCAGTCCCTCGGCATCCTCCTCGGTACCGGCCAGGGCACCCACCAGCTCCATCTGCTCCTGGAGGACGCCTTCGTCCCCACCCCCGCCGGCCCCGCGCTCTCCGACGCCTTCCTGGAAGCCGTCCGGGCCCAGCTCTCCTTCGCCGGACACCCGCTCTACGCCGTGCTCCACGAGGCCATCTACGCCCAGGGTCCGGGCCACGGCCACGGCGCCACGGACTGGGCCGCCGAGCGGGTCCGCGCCGAGTTCCCCGCCTTCGACGCGGCCAAGGCGCTCACCGGCGACGGACCGGTCATGCTCACCGGCGAGAGCATCCACCCCTGGCACTTCGCCACCGACCCGGCGCTCGCCCCGCTGCGCGAGACCGCCGAGCACCTGGCCGCCCGCGCCGACTGGGCGCCGCTCTACGACCCGGCCCGGCTCGCCGCCAACGAGGTGCCGGTCGCCGCCGCCGTCTACCACGACGACATGTACGTGGACACCGCCCACTCCCTGCGCACCGCCCGGACCATCCGGGGCCTGCGCACCTGGGTCACCGACGAGTTCGAGCACGACGGCGTCCGGGCCGGCGGCCCGCGCGTCCTCGACCGGCTCCTCGCCCTGGTCCGCGACGAGGTCTGAGCGCGGCGACGGCCCCGGGCGCGGGTGGCGGAACCGGTCGCTCCGCGCCGGGGTCCGCCGCCCGCGCCCGGGGATAGGATGCGCGCGCAATCGGTGAGCAATCGGCGATCGCCCGCCGCCCGTTCGAGCACCTGGGGGACCGTTGGCCGCAGGGGGACCGGTGACACCCGGCGGGATCCCCGTGCCGTCGTCCGGACGCGAGCTGAAGTTCCGCGCCCTGACGGCCCGGCTGCGCCAGGGCATGCTGGACGGCACCTGGCCGCCGGGCAGCAAACTGCCCACCGAGCGCGCCCTCGCCGCCGACACCGGCGTCTCCGTGACGACGGTCCGCCGCGCGTACGAGGAGCTGGTCGCCCTCGGCCTGGTCGAACGCCGCCAGGGCGCGGGCACCTTCGCCGCCGCGCACCCCGAGGAACCGCGCGGCGGCCGCACCGTGGTCGGCGTCCTCGTCCCCGACACCGCCTTCTACTACCCCCGGGTGCTGCACGGCATCGAGCAGGAACTCACCGCCGCCGGAGCCCGGTTGGTCCTCGCCTGCTCCCACTACGACCCTGCCGAGGAGGACGCCGCCGTCGCCCGGCTGCTCGGCTCCGGCGTCCACGGACTGCTCCTCGTGCCCACCCTGCACACCGCCACCGACCCGGGCCGGCGCGCCGAGGAACTGCTCGCTCTGCCCGTGCCCGCCGTCCTCGTCGAACGGCGGCTCGCCGCCCACGGACCCGGCGACCCCACCGAACACGTCTGCACCGACCACGAGGGCGGCGCCTACGACGCCGTGCGGCACCTGCGCGGCCTCGGCCACCGCCGGCTCGGCCTCCTGGTCCGCTCCGACGCCCCCACCACCGCACCCCTCGAGTCCGGCTTCGCCCGCGCCGTCGCCGACCTGCACCTGCCCGCACCGCACTGCGAGCGCGCGACCATGGGCGAGTGGCACGCCGACCGCGCCGACGCCGCCGTCGCCGCGCTGCGCGCCGCCCGGGTCACCGCCGCGCTCTGCTTCGGCGACCGCGAGGCCGCGCTCGTGCTCGCCGCCGCCCGCCGCGCCGGGCTCAGGGTCCCCGACGACCTCGCCCTGATCTCGTACGACAACGAGCTCGCCGATGTCGCCGAGACCCCGCTGACCGCCGTCTCCCCGCCCAAGTTCCAGGTCGGCCGGCTCGCCGCGCAGATCCTGCTGCGCCGCCTCGCCGAGGGCGACGCCTCCCCGCTGCACCAGGTGCAGCTGCGGCCCCGGCTCGTGGTCCGCGCCTCCTGCGGCGCCGCGCCCGCCGCCGTATCCGCTGCCGGACTCGCCGCCGGTGCGCACAAAAGTCCAAGCGGTGCTCACTGATTGCTCATGGCTGCGCTGCGGTCCGCCGGGATAGAAATCCGTCCGAGCCCCCGGCCCCTCGACGGGCGGCTCACCGCGCCGAGAGAGGACGGACATGACCACCCACGTCGAGAACGAGATCGCGAGCCAGCCCGACTGCTGGCGGCGGGCCGCCGAACTCGCCGCCGAGCGGGCCGACCCGCTGCCCCGGACGGGCGAGCGGATCGCCGTCGTCGGCTGCGGCACCTCGTACTTCATCGCCCGCGCCTACGCCGCGCTGCGCGAGTCCCTCGGCGCCGGCGAGACCGATGCCTTCCCGGCTTCCGACCCGACCCCGCTCGGCCGCGGCTACGACCGGATCGTCGCCCTCACCCGCTCCGGCACCACCACCGAGGTCGCCGGACTCCTCGCCCGCGCCGCCGGCCTGATCCCCACCGTCGCCCTCACCGGTGTCCCCGACAGCCCGGCCGGCCACCACGCCGACGCCGTCGTCGACCTCGGCTTCGCCGACGAACGCTCCGTCGTCCAGACCCGGTTCGCCACCACCGCGCTGCAACTCCTGCGCGCCGCGCTCGGCGTCGACCTCGGCCCCTCCATCGCCGACGCCGAACTCGCCCTGTACGAGCCGCTGCCCACCGCCTGGGAGAAGCACGGCCAGTTCACCTTCCTCGGCACCGGCTGGACCGTCGGCCTCGCCGACGAGGCCGCGCTCAAGCTGCGCGAGGCGGCCCGCGCCTGGACCGAGTCGTACCCGGCGATGGAGTACCGCCACGGCCCCATCAGCATCAGCGACCCCGGCAGCCTGGTCTGGTGCCTCGGCCCGGTCCCGCCCGGCCTCGCCGACGAAGTCGACGCCACCGGCGCCCAGTTCGTCGCCGACGCCGTCGACCCGGTGGCCGGCCTGGTGCGCGCCCAGCGCCTCGCCGTCGCCCTCGCCGCCCGCCGCGGCCTCAACCCCGACCGCCCGCGCAACCTGACCCGCTCGGTGATCCTCGCCGGCGCCCGGTAGCGCCTGTTCTACGGATCACGGCGGGGCCCGGCTCGTATCCTGCCCCCATGAGCGAGAACAGCGAGAACAGCGAGAACGGCGAGAACAGCCAGAACACCGAACAGGCCCAGCCGCTGGCCGAGATGCCCGCCGACTGGCAGCGCGCGCTCGCCGTCGTCGCCCACCCCGACGACCTGGAGTACGGCTGCGCCGCCGCCGTCGCCGGCTGGACCGACCAGGGCAAGGAGGTCGGCTACCTCCTGGTCACCCGCGGCGAGGCCGGCATCGACACCCTCGACCCGGCCACCTGCGCCCCGCTGCGCGAACGCGAGCAGCGCGAGAGCGCCGCGATCGTGGGCGTGACGAGCGTGGAGTTCCTCGACCACCGCGACGGCGTCGTCGAGTACGGGCTCGGGCTGCGCCGTGACATCGCCGCCGCGATCCGCCGGCACCGGCCGGAACTGGTCATCACCCTCAACCACCGCGACACGTGGGGCCCCGAGCCCGGCGGCTTCTGGAACACCCCCGACCACAAGGCCGTCGGCCGCGCCGTCCTCGACGCGGCCGCCGACGCGGGCAACCGCTGGATCTTCCCCGAACTCACCGAGCAGGGCCTGGACCCCTGGAACGGGGTCCGCTGGGTCGCCGTCGCCGGTTCGAACCTGCCCACCCACGCCGTCGACGCCGGCCCCGGCCTGGAGCGTGCCACCCGCTCGCTGCGCGCCCACCGCACCTACATCGAGGCGCTGACCGACCAGGACGTCGACACGTACTGCCGCTCGTTCGTCGCGGAGTCCACCGGACGGGCCGCGGCCCGCTTCGGCGGCCGTCCGGCCGTCGCGTTCGAGGTGTTCCCCCGCTAGGGCGGTCACGCGGCGAACGCGGCCCGGCCGCGCCTACATGTTCGGGTCGGGCCGCAGCACCGCGAACGGCGCGCCGAACGGGTCCGTGAACCAGGCGAGCCGGCCGACGTCCGGGACGTCCGAGGGCGGCAGCAGCACCGAGCCGCCGTTCTCCTGCACCGTCACCGAGGTGCGGTCCGCGTCCGCCACCATGAAGTACGGCACCCACATCGACTTGTCCATGCCCTCCTGGCGCGGCGCCGCCCCTCCGAACGAGGCGTCCTGGGGCTCGCCCTCGGCGGTCAGCAGCACCCGGTACGTCATGCCCGAGGACTCCATCTCCTGCCAGCGCCAGCCGAACAGGCCCTGGTAGAAGCCGAGGGTGGTCTCCGGGTCGGGCACGTGCAGCTCGACCCAGACCAGGGTGTCGTTCTGCGAGGTGCGCTCCAGGCCCTTGACGGTGTTCGGCTGCCACACCGCGAACTGGGCGCCCGCCGGGTCGGTCAGCGAGGCCATCCGCCCCGCGTCCATCACGTCGAACGCCGCCGCGCGCACCGTCCCGCCCGCCTTCTCCGCCGCCTGCGCGGTCGCCTCCGCGTCCGGGGTCTGGAAGTAGACCGTCCAGGCGCTGCTCGCGCCCTCCTCCGTCAGCGGGCCGAGCGCCGCGACGGTCTTGCCGTCCTGCTGGAAGAAGCCGTAGCCACCGGCGTCGGGTCCCGCCGAGGCGAAGTCCCAGCCGAAGACCCGGCCGTAGAACTGGGCGGCGGCGGCCGTGTCCGGGCTGCCGAGGTCGAGCCAGTCGGGGGAGCCGGTGATGAAGTCCGTACCGAGCATGGGGTGGGTCCCGTCCTTCCGGGTGGGAGGCCGCGCGGTGCCGTGGGCGCCGTACGGGGCCGGGGTTTCCGGCCACCATGGCCGATCCTCGCCCTCGGCCGGGGCGGGCGCAGCCCCGCCCGCCGGGTTTCATCCGCACGGCGCAGCGCACCGGCCCCGGGTGCACGCCCGGAAGGGGGTGCGGGTTCCCTCGGGTCGGCGCCAGGTCCCGACCCGGCGCCGACCCGACGCCCCTCAGGCGCCCCGCGCGCCCGCGCCCTCCGCCACCCGCCGGTCCAGGTCCGTCATCAGGAGGTCGGCGTTGATCGCGGCCGCCGCGCGGTAGCCGCCACTGGCCGCGTTCACGACCTGTTCGAAGGGGCCGATCGCGTTTCCGGCGGCCCAGACGCCCGGGACGGAGGTGCGGCCGGAGTCGTCGATGGTGACGAAGCGGCCGAGAGGGGTCTCGTGGGTGTCGGCGCCGAGGGCGGTGAGAAGGCCGTCGCGGGGGACGGTGCGGGTGCCGACGAAGAGGATCTCGCGGGGGACGATCCGGCCGTCGGCCATCCGCACGCCGGTCAGCCGGTCGTCCTCGACGACGATCCCGGCGACCTCGCCGGTCACCACCGTGACCCCGGCCGCCGCGAGCCGGGCCGTGTCCTCGGGGGAGGGCTCGGGGGCGGTGTGGAGGAAGAGCGTGACGTCGGGGGACCACTGGGAGACCATCAGGGCCTGGTGGGCCGGCATCACGGGGTGGGCGAGCACACCGAAGGCCCGGTCGCGCACCTCCCAGCCGTGGCAGTACGGGCAGTGGATGACGTCCCGGCCCCAGCGCTCGGCCACCCCGGCCAGGTCGGGCAGCTCGTCCACCAGGCCCGTGGTGACGACGAGCCGCCGCGCCCGCACCCGGCGCCCGTCCGCCAGGTCCACCGCGAAGCCCTCGCCGGGCGCCGGCGTCGGCGTCGCGGCGGTGACCAGGCCCTTCGTCCACTCCACCCCGTACGCGGCGATCTCCTCGCGTCCGGTCGCCAGGAGCTCGGCCGGGCTCGTGCCGTCGAGGCCGAGATAGCCCTGCATATGGGCGGCGGGAGCGTTGCGCGGCTCTCCCGCGTCGACGACCAGGGTGCGGCGGCGGGCCCGGCCCAGGACCAGGGCCGCGCTCAGGCCGGCCGCGCCGCCGCCGACCACCACCACGTCGTACTCGTCCTCGTACGCGAATCCGTTCTCGTGCTGCGAGCTGTGTGCGTTCATGCCGCGAGGATCGCCGGGCCCGCACCCGCTTGACAAACAAAGTTGCCGTTTCTGCAATGAAGAGCATGACCGCTGACGACCACACCGCTGACGACCGCACCGGCGACGACCGCATCGACGACGTCCTCACCGAGGTCGGCCCCCGCCTGCGCCGCATCCGCCGCGAGCGCGACGCCACCCTGGCCGACCTCTCCGCCTCCACCGGCATCTCCGTGAGCACCCTCTCCCGCCTGGAGTCGGGGCAGCGCAAGCCCAGCCTGGAGCTGCTGCTCCCGATCGCCCGCGCCCACCAGGTCCCGCTCGACGAGCTCGTCGGCGCGCCCCCGGTCGGCGACCCCCGGGTGAAGGCCAAGCCGATCCGCCGCCACGGCCGCACCCTGTACCCGCTCACCCGCCAGCCCGGCGGCCTCCAGGCGTACAAGGTGCTCCAGGAGCCCGGTGCCGAGCAGCCCGATCCCCGGGTGCACGAGGGCTACGAGTGGCTGTACGTGCTCTCCGGGCGGCTGCGCCTGGTGCTCGGCGACCACGACGTGGAGCTGGGCGCCGGCGAGGCGGCGGAGTTCGACACCCGGGTGCCGCACTGGTTCGGCCCGGCGGGGGACCGGCCGGTGGAGTTCCTGAGCCTGTTCGGCCCGCAGGGCGAGCGGATGCATGTACGGGCCCGGCCGAAGAAGTCCTGAGAGCCTGTTCCCCACGGCCCAAGCGACCGCTTAGTATGCGGTCGACCGCGCAGGACGCACGACGGCACGTGGAGGCCCCCGATGCAGGCATGGCGAGTGCACGAGAACGGCGAGCCGGGCGAGGTGATGCAGCTCGACGAGGTCGCGGCGCCCGAGCCCGGGCCGGGGCAGGTGCTCCTGAAGGTCCGGGCCACCGGCCTCAACTTCCCCGACGCGCTGCTCTGCCGCGGCCAGTACCAGGTGCGGCCCCCGCTGCCCTTCACCCCCGGCGTGGAGATCTGCGCCGAGACCGAGGACGGCCGCCGGGTCATCGCCACCCCCGCCCTCCCGTACGGCGGTCTCGCCGGGTACGCCGTCGCCGACGCCGCCGCGCTGCTCCCCGCGCCGGAGGCCCTGGACGACGCCGAGGCCGCCGCCCTGCACATCGGCTACCAGACCGGGTGGTTCGGGCTGCACCGCAGGGCCGCCCTGAAGGAGGGCGAGACGCTGCTCGTGCACGCCGCCGCGGGCGGCGTGGGCAGCGCCGCCGTCCAGCTCGGCAAGGCGGCCGGCGCCACCGTCATCGGCGTCGTCGGCGGCGCCGACAAGGCCGCCGTGGCCCGCGAGCTGGGCTGCGACACGGTCGTCGACCGGCACGCCGAGGACGTCGTCGCGGCCGTCAAGGAGGCCACCGGCGGCCGCGGCGCCGACGTGATCTACGACCCGGTCGGCGGCGCGGCCTACCAGCAGTCCGCCAAGCTGGTCGCCTTCGAGGGCCGGATCGTCGTCGTCGGCTTCGCCAGCGGCACCGTGCCCGCCCCCGCCCTCAACCACGCCCTGGTGAAGAACTACTCGATCCTGGGCCTGCACTGGGGCTTGTACAACCTCAAGGACCCGGCCGCCGTCCTGCGCTGCCACGAGACCCTGACCGAGCTCGCCGCCAAGGGCCGGATCAAGCCGTACGTGAGCGAGCGGGTGCCCTTCGCGGGCGCCGCCGACGCCGTGCAGCGGCTCTCCGAGGGCGTCACCACCGGCCGGCTCGTCGTCCTCCCGGAAGGAGCCCGCGCATGAGCGGAGACAAGGCCCTGGCCCCCGACGCCGCCGAACTCCTCGACCGCACCCGCCGGTTGCTCGCCGAGCACCCGCCCGCCACCACCGACCGCACCGACTTCCTGCGTGCCCGCTTCGACGCCGGCCTCGCCTGGGTGCACTACCCGGTGGGCCTCGGCGGACTCGGCGCCCCGCGCTCCCTGCAGGCCGTCGTCGACGCCGAACTCGCCGCCGCAGGCGCCCCCGACAACGACCCCCGCCGGATCGGCATCGGCCTCGGCATGGCCGCCCCCACCCTCCTCGAATTCGGCTCCGACGCCGTCAAGGAGCGCTTCCTGAAGCCGCTCTGGGTCGGCGAGGAGGTCTGGTGCCAGCTCTTCAGCGAGCCCGGCGCCGGCTCCGACCTCGCCGCGCTCGGCACCCGCGCCGTCCGCGACGGCGAGGACTGGGTGATCAACGGGCAGAAGGTGTGGACCTCCAGCGCCCATGTGGCCCGCTGGGCGATCCTCATCGCCCGCACCGACCCCGACCTGCCCAAGCACCGCGGCATCACGTACTTCGTCTGCGACATGACCGACCCCGGCGTAGAGGTCCGGCCGCTGCGCCAGATCACCGGCGAGGCCGAGTTCAACGAGGTCTTCCTCACGAACGTGCGCATCCCCGACGCCCACCGCCTCGGCGAGGTCGGCGACGGCTGGCGGGTCGCCCAGACCACCCTCATGAACGAGCGGGTCTCCATCGGCGGCGCCCGCATCCCCCGCGAGGGCGGCATGATCGGCAAGGCCGCCGCCACCTGGCGGGCCCGCCCCGAGCTGCGCACCCACGACCTGCACCGGCGGCTGCTCGACCTGTGGGTGGACGCCGAGGTCGCCCGGCTCACCGGCGAACGCCTCCGCCAGCAGCTGGTGGCCGGCCAGCCCGGACCCGAGGGCAGCGCGATGAAGCTCGGCTTCGCCCGGCTCAACCAGGCCATCAGCGCCCTGGAGGTCGAACTCCTCGGCGACGAGGGCCTGTTGTACGGCGACTGGACGATGGTCCGGCCCGATCTCGTCGACTTCACCGGCCGCGACGCGGGCTACCGCTATCTGCGCGCCAAGGGCAACTCGATCGAGGGCGGCACCACCGAGGTGCTGCTCAACATCGTGGCCGAGCGGGTCCTCGGACTGCCGCCCGAGCCCCGCAACGACAAGGACGTCGCCTGGAAGGACCTCGCCCGATGACCGAGACGCCGAAGCCGGTGGCCGCCCAGCTCGATCTGCTCTACTCCGAGGCCGAGGAGGACCTGCGCGCCGCCGTCCGCTCGCTGCTCGCCGACCGGGCGGACCCGCAGACGCTGCTCGCCCGGATCGAGGGCGAGGCCCCGTACCTCCCCGGTCTCTGGGACGCCCTCGCCGGCGGCATCGGCGCCGCCGGACTGCTCGTGCCCGAGAAGCTGGGCGGCCAGGGCGCGAGCCACCGCGAGGCCGCCGTGGTCCTGGAGGAGCTGGGCCGGGCCGTGACCCCCGCCCCGTACCTCACCAGTGCCGTCGTGGCGACCGAGACGCTGCTCGCGCTCGGCGCCGACGAGGGCGGCCCGGTCGCGGAACTCCTCGGCGCGCTCGCGGCCGGCGAGAAGACCGCCGTGCTCGCCGTGCCGCTGTCCACCGCGCCGGGCGCCGACCCGGTGACCGACGGTCCGGTGCCGGCCGTCGCCGACGCGGCCGCCGCCGACGTGCTGCTCGTGCCGCGCGCCGACGGGCTGTACGCCGTGCCGGCCGCCGAGGCCCGGATCACTCCGCAGGTGCCGCTCGACCTGACCCGTCCGCTGGCCGTCGTCGACACCACGGGCGTCGCCGGGACCCGGCTCGCCGGACCGGAGACCGGCGGGGCGGCGGTCCGGCGCGGGCTGCTCGCCGGTGCCGGGCTGCTCGCCTCCGAGCAACTCGGGCTCGCCGCCTGGTGCCTGGAGGAGACCGTCCGGCACACCAAGGAGCGCCACCAGTTCAACCGGCCGATCGGCTCCTTCCAGGCGCTCAAGCACCGGATGGCGCAGCTGTGGCTGGAGCTGGTGGGGGCCAGGGCGGTGGCCCGCGCCGCCGCCGACGCGCTGGCCACCGGCGCTCCGGACACCGAGCTGACCGTCGCCGTCGCCCAGGCGTACTGCGCGAAGGTCGCCGTGCACGCCGCCGAGGAGTGCGTCCAGCTGCACGGCGGCATCGGCATGACCTGGGAGCACCCGGCGCACCTGGCGCTGAAGCGGGCCAAGTCCGCGCAGACCGCGCTCGGTTCGGCCGGCCGGCACCGGGACGTGATCGCCGCCCTGGTCGACCTGCCCGCCCCGGGGTAAGGGGCGCCGGAGTCCACACCCCTCTATATACTGTTTAATTGCGAGGTATTCGCAATAGCAGTTGATCTTCAAGAGGGGTGTGGACTTCATGGCCG from Streptomyces fradiae includes:
- a CDS encoding acyl-CoA dehydrogenase family protein; protein product: MTETPKPVAAQLDLLYSEAEEDLRAAVRSLLADRADPQTLLARIEGEAPYLPGLWDALAGGIGAAGLLVPEKLGGQGASHREAAVVLEELGRAVTPAPYLTSAVVATETLLALGADEGGPVAELLGALAAGEKTAVLAVPLSTAPGADPVTDGPVPAVADAAAADVLLVPRADGLYAVPAAEARITPQVPLDLTRPLAVVDTTGVAGTRLAGPETGGAAVRRGLLAGAGLLASEQLGLAAWCLEETVRHTKERHQFNRPIGSFQALKHRMAQLWLELVGARAVARAAADALATGAPDTELTVAVAQAYCAKVAVHAAEECVQLHGGIGMTWEHPAHLALKRAKSAQTALGSAGRHRDVIAALVDLPAPG
- a CDS encoding alpha/beta fold hydrolase; the encoded protein is MSTYRQPELVLTDRHYTVPLDHARPDGETIELYGREVVARDKADRNDLPWLLYLEGGPGFGARRFIGPQAWLGRAVREFRVLLLDQRGTGRSTPANRQTLPLRGTPRGQAAYLAHFRADSIVKDCELIRRELTGGAPWTVLGQSFGGFCATHYLSTAPEGLATVLITGGLPSLGATADEVYRAAYPRILRKNEAHYARYPDDVERVRAIVAHLQERPAALPGGGTLTPEAFQSLGILLGTGQGTHQLHLLLEDAFVPTPAGPALSDAFLEAVRAQLSFAGHPLYAVLHEAIYAQGPGHGHGATDWAAERVRAEFPAFDAAKALTGDGPVMLTGESIHPWHFATDPALAPLRETAEHLAARADWAPLYDPARLAANEVPVAAAVYHDDMYVDTAHSLRTARTIRGLRTWVTDEFEHDGVRAGGPRVLDRLLALVRDEV
- a CDS encoding NAD(P)/FAD-dependent oxidoreductase translates to MNAHSSQHENGFAYEDEYDVVVVGGGAAGLSAALVLGRARRRTLVVDAGEPRNAPAAHMQGYLGLDGTSPAELLATGREEIAAYGVEWTKGLVTAATPTPAPGEGFAVDLADGRRVRARRLVVTTGLVDELPDLAGVAERWGRDVIHCPYCHGWEVRDRAFGVLAHPVMPAHQALMVSQWSPDVTLFLHTAPEPSPEDTARLAAAGVTVVTGEVAGIVVEDDRLTGVRMADGRIVPREILFVGTRTVPRDGLLTALGADTHETPLGRFVTIDDSGRTSVPGVWAAGNAIGPFEQVVNAASGGYRAAAAINADLLMTDLDRRVAEGAGARGA
- a CDS encoding PIG-L deacetylase family protein, with translation MPADWQRALAVVAHPDDLEYGCAAAVAGWTDQGKEVGYLLVTRGEAGIDTLDPATCAPLREREQRESAAIVGVTSVEFLDHRDGVVEYGLGLRRDIAAAIRRHRPELVITLNHRDTWGPEPGGFWNTPDHKAVGRAVLDAAADAGNRWIFPELTEQGLDPWNGVRWVAVAGSNLPTHAVDAGPGLERATRSLRAHRTYIEALTDQDVDTYCRSFVAESTGRAAARFGGRPAVAFEVFPR
- a CDS encoding NADPH:quinone oxidoreductase family protein gives rise to the protein MQAWRVHENGEPGEVMQLDEVAAPEPGPGQVLLKVRATGLNFPDALLCRGQYQVRPPLPFTPGVEICAETEDGRRVIATPALPYGGLAGYAVADAAALLPAPEALDDAEAAALHIGYQTGWFGLHRRAALKEGETLLVHAAAGGVGSAAVQLGKAAGATVIGVVGGADKAAVARELGCDTVVDRHAEDVVAAVKEATGGRGADVIYDPVGGAAYQQSAKLVAFEGRIVVVGFASGTVPAPALNHALVKNYSILGLHWGLYNLKDPAAVLRCHETLTELAAKGRIKPYVSERVPFAGAADAVQRLSEGVTTGRLVVLPEGARA
- a CDS encoding SIS domain-containing protein — its product is MTTHVENEIASQPDCWRRAAELAAERADPLPRTGERIAVVGCGTSYFIARAYAALRESLGAGETDAFPASDPTPLGRGYDRIVALTRSGTTTEVAGLLARAAGLIPTVALTGVPDSPAGHHADAVVDLGFADERSVVQTRFATTALQLLRAALGVDLGPSIADAELALYEPLPTAWEKHGQFTFLGTGWTVGLADEAALKLREAARAWTESYPAMEYRHGPISISDPGSLVWCLGPVPPGLADEVDATGAQFVADAVDPVAGLVRAQRLAVALAARRGLNPDRPRNLTRSVILAGAR
- a CDS encoding substrate-binding domain-containing protein yields the protein MPSSGRELKFRALTARLRQGMLDGTWPPGSKLPTERALAADTGVSVTTVRRAYEELVALGLVERRQGAGTFAAAHPEEPRGGRTVVGVLVPDTAFYYPRVLHGIEQELTAAGARLVLACSHYDPAEEDAAVARLLGSGVHGLLLVPTLHTATDPGRRAEELLALPVPAVLVERRLAAHGPGDPTEHVCTDHEGGAYDAVRHLRGLGHRRLGLLVRSDAPTTAPLESGFARAVADLHLPAPHCERATMGEWHADRADAAVAALRAARVTAALCFGDREAALVLAAARRAGLRVPDDLALISYDNELADVAETPLTAVSPPKFQVGRLAAQILLRRLAEGDASPLHQVQLRPRLVVRASCGAAPAAVSAAGLAAGAHKSPSGAH
- a CDS encoding acyl-CoA dehydrogenase family protein, whose amino-acid sequence is MSGDKALAPDAAELLDRTRRLLAEHPPATTDRTDFLRARFDAGLAWVHYPVGLGGLGAPRSLQAVVDAELAAAGAPDNDPRRIGIGLGMAAPTLLEFGSDAVKERFLKPLWVGEEVWCQLFSEPGAGSDLAALGTRAVRDGEDWVINGQKVWTSSAHVARWAILIARTDPDLPKHRGITYFVCDMTDPGVEVRPLRQITGEAEFNEVFLTNVRIPDAHRLGEVGDGWRVAQTTLMNERVSIGGARIPREGGMIGKAAATWRARPELRTHDLHRRLLDLWVDAEVARLTGERLRQQLVAGQPGPEGSAMKLGFARLNQAISALEVELLGDEGLLYGDWTMVRPDLVDFTGRDAGYRYLRAKGNSIEGGTTEVLLNIVAERVLGLPPEPRNDKDVAWKDLAR
- a CDS encoding helix-turn-helix domain-containing protein, encoding MTADDHTADDRTGDDRIDDVLTEVGPRLRRIRRERDATLADLSASTGISVSTLSRLESGQRKPSLELLLPIARAHQVPLDELVGAPPVGDPRVKAKPIRRHGRTLYPLTRQPGGLQAYKVLQEPGAEQPDPRVHEGYEWLYVLSGRLRLVLGDHDVELGAGEAAEFDTRVPHWFGPAGDRPVEFLSLFGPQGERMHVRARPKKS
- a CDS encoding VOC family protein, producing the protein MLGTDFITGSPDWLDLGSPDTAAAAQFYGRVFGWDFASAGPDAGGYGFFQQDGKTVAALGPLTEEGASSAWTVYFQTPDAEATAQAAEKAGGTVRAAAFDVMDAGRMASLTDPAGAQFAVWQPNTVKGLERTSQNDTLVWVELHVPDPETTLGFYQGLFGWRWQEMESSGMTYRVLLTAEGEPQDASFGGAAPRQEGMDKSMWVPYFMVADADRTSVTVQENGGSVLLPPSDVPDVGRLAWFTDPFGAPFAVLRPDPNM